Proteins from a single region of Schistocerca gregaria isolate iqSchGreg1 chromosome 3, iqSchGreg1.2, whole genome shotgun sequence:
- the LOC126355643 gene encoding putative uncharacterized protein DDB_G0271606, whose product MSIRSIRSSRSSSSSILPIPEQQKQQQVQKVQQQQQQWYTQQQELQKQQQELQKQQQQDVAQGAPAAATPSLSSSSSSSSRSTSSNLAIPEQQLEHQEQQEQQDKQKQKQHLQQQQQQQPSHPGAEAGEAASYLSLSSRSCCSSSRSSSTYKVQQLEQQQQQSSSSSSSILAVTQQQEQQMQQEQQKQQGH is encoded by the exons ATGAGCATTAGGAGCATCAG GAGCAGcaggagcagtagcagcagcatccTACCCATCCctgagcagcagaagcagcagcaggtgcagaaggtgcagcagcagcagcagcagtggtataCGCAGCAGCAGGAGCTGCAGAAGCAACAGCAGGAGCtgcagaaacagcagcagcaggaTGTTGCACAAggagcaccagcagcagcaaca CCGTCCctgagcagtagcagcagcagcagcagcaggagcactagCAGCAACCTAGCCATCCCTGAGCAGCAGCTGGAGCACCaggagcagcaggagcagcaggacaagcagaagcagaagcagcatttgcagcagcagcagcagcagcagcctagcCATCCAGGAGCAGAAGCAGGAGAAGCAGCATCGTACCTGTCTCTGAGCAGCAggagctgctgcagcagcagcaggagcagtagCACCTACAAGGTGCAGCAGCtggagcagcaacagcagca gagcagcagcagcagcagcagcattctaGCTGTGactcagcagcaggagcagcagatgCAGCAGGAGCAGCAGAAGCAGCAAGGCCACTAG
- the LOC126355644 gene encoding uncharacterized protein LOC126355644 has translation MAELLLRLLLLRDGSANPTAAAAAQGWLACCCSCLRMAGLVLLLLRKIWASAADAAAAQGWLGCCCCCLAMAGLVLLLLLRDGWDATAAAGAQGWLSYCCGCCCLGLTGLLLLLLGTTGPLLLLLLLRETGQVLQLQLWDGWAAAAVVAAQGWLG, from the coding sequence ATGGCTGAGCtactgctgcggctgctgctgctcagGGATGGCTCGGCTAatcctactgctgctgctgctgctcagggaTGGCTggcctgctgctgcagctgcttacggATGGCagggctggtgctgctgctgctcaggAAAATCTGGGCTAGTGCTGCAGATGCTGCTGCTGCTCAGGGATGgctgggctgctgctgctgctgcttagcgATGGCTGGGctggtgttgctgctgctgctcaggGATGGCTGggatgctactgctgctgctggtgctcagGGATGGCTGAGCtactgctgcggctgctgctgcttagggTTgactggactgctgctgctgctgctagggaCAAcagggccgctgctgctgctgctgctgctcagggaGACCGGGCAGGTGCTGCAGCTGCAGCTCTGGGATGGCTGGGCTGCTGCTGCTGTAGTTGCTGCTCAGGGGTGGCTCGGCTAa